The Actinomycetes bacterium genome includes a window with the following:
- a CDS encoding dihydrofolate reductase, whose amino-acid sequence MTDKVVLLPEWLNPPTLTGLSYSNYDNGQPRPEPEVLAQVNYYVPPYLCEWSDIELAQQMPNLEVLQTLTAGVEGIQEILSPRVRLVRAAGVHDTSTAELTVGLIIASQRGIDIAARDLPAGVWRHERRRTLADSRIAIVGWGPVAQAIAARLAPFEAEVTAFSRSASGGAKSLIEFDRDLAHFDIVILVLPLTPQTTGFLGPKRLAQLQDGALVVNVGRGPLVDTAALTAETTAGRLRAALDVTDPEPLPPDHPLWQAPGVLITPHLGGNSEAFPPRARRFVAEQLRGYAAQQSPPGR is encoded by the coding sequence ACAAGGTGGTGCTTCTCCCGGAGTGGCTGAACCCGCCCACCCTGACCGGGCTGTCCTACTCCAACTACGACAATGGCCAACCCCGGCCCGAGCCCGAGGTATTGGCCCAGGTCAACTACTACGTCCCGCCCTACCTGTGCGAATGGAGCGACATAGAACTGGCGCAGCAGATGCCAAATCTTGAGGTGCTGCAAACGCTGACGGCCGGAGTAGAAGGCATCCAGGAGATCCTCAGCCCCCGCGTTCGACTAGTACGAGCCGCGGGAGTCCATGACACCAGTACGGCAGAGCTGACCGTCGGTCTGATCATCGCCAGCCAGCGGGGAATCGATATCGCCGCGCGTGACCTGCCCGCGGGCGTCTGGCGACATGAACGCCGCCGCACCTTGGCGGATAGTCGGATTGCCATCGTCGGCTGGGGGCCAGTAGCCCAAGCAATCGCGGCACGCTTGGCGCCGTTCGAGGCGGAGGTCACCGCCTTCAGCCGCAGCGCCTCGGGAGGCGCAAAGAGTCTGATCGAGTTTGACCGGGACCTAGCCCACTTCGACATCGTGATCCTGGTGCTGCCCCTCACCCCGCAGACAACCGGGTTCCTGGGGCCTAAGCGCCTCGCCCAGTTGCAGGATGGCGCGCTGGTGGTCAACGTCGGCCGGGGACCTTTGGTGGATACTGCCGCACTGACCGCAGAAACCACGGCGGGTCGGTTGCGTGCCGCCCTGGACGTTACTGACCCCGAGCCGCTGCCACCGGATCACCCGTTGTGGCAGGCACCTGGTGTACTCATCACCCCTCACCTGGGTGGGAACAGCGAGGCCTTTCCACCGCGAGCACGCCGCTTCGTCGCCGAGCAGTTGCGTGGCTACGCCGCCCAGCAATCACCACCGGGACGCTGA